The segment CATCCCGGCCTCGCTGGTCAATGCGATGCTTCGCGGCGGCGCGAGCTTGCCCATTCGGATGAAGGCCGATGATATCGAAATCCACCGCACCCGCAATACGCCGAAATGCGCCACCGCCGTGCTGATGGACATGAGCGGCTCGATGCGCTACGGCGGACAATATATTAACGTCAAACGGATGGGGCTGGCCTTGGATGGGTTAATTCGCCGCGAATACCCGGGCGATTTTTTGCAGTTCATCGAAATGTACACCTTCGCCAAGCCGCGCACGCCAGCCGAAATTGCCACGCTGTTGCCCAAGCCGGTGACGATTTTCGATTCTTACGTGCGGTTGTGGGCCGACATGAGCGACCCGGAGGTGAGCGAAATTCAAATTCCGCACCATTTCACCAACATTCAGCACGCGATGCAAATGGGGCGACAGTTTTTATCGCAGCAAGATACGCCCAACCGGCAAATGATTTTGATTACCGATGGCCTGCCGACAGCGCACTTCGAAGGGTATAAGCTATTTTTGCTCTATCCGCCCGATCGCCGCACGGAAGAAGCGACCATGCGCGAGGCGCATCTGTGCCAGCGGGAAGGAATTACGATCAACATTTTTCTGTTGCAAAGCTGGAGCCAGTCGAGCGAAGACATTCAATTCGCCTACCGCCTGGCCGAATCGACCAAAGGGCGCGTGTTCTTCACCGCAGGCAAAGACTTGGACCGCTTTGTGGTGTGGGATTACCTGAACCGCCGCCGCTCCATCGTAGCGTGACTGGACTCATTTGTCTGCAGTTGGTGTCGGTGGTGCATCTTCGACAACCTTGAATCCCTCAGGAACTTCGAGCCTAAACAAGCTTGGATCGAAAGGCTTGTTCCAGACGAAGTTTTCGACAATTAGGCGTTCCAAAGTGCGTGGCTCGGTCATAAGCATAGTCGATTGCAGCAACCGTTTTCTTACAAGTCGGAGATTCAACCGCCAAACTCAATCGTGCTGGTAATTCATCACCAGCCAGTGGGTACCTTGTTTTTGAAGCTTCACTGCCAAATGCGATACGTACTTAAATGGGTAGGGAGACCCGCGGTCAGAGAATAGGCCCGTAGCGAAGGCGCGAAACTCGGCGGTTGCAGTCATGGGGTTTGTAGTGCGATCCAGTTTGACTTCCATGCCGCTAATGCTGACCGAGTCGAATTTGGCCTGCGCGATCCAATGGCGGGCTTCCGTTTTGACTTCTGTTGCCATGGGCGAGATGCACGCGAGGCACGCATCGAAATCGTTTCGCTCTGCGGCGTCGGCAGCGTTGTAAATTACGTTTGCCACTTGTTCGCGTTCCGTCACAACCAAATGGTCAATCAACATGGCCGAGCCCATTACTAGCGCGATGCCAGCCATGGCCACCAGAATGCCAGCGCGACCATATTTTAGAAACAGCACGCCCAGCACGAACAAGATCACTCCGCCGCCGATAAGAATCGGCGTGGGGTCTTCCGTGAACCAAGTGATGAGCGCGGAATCCGCCATGGCTAACTAGGAAAAACGACTACGGCAGTTAAAAGCAGCGTGAATAATACTTTGGCATTTGCATTGCGTACTTCAATGGGACATCAGCCAGTTCTCAATTTGCTGTACTAATATCGTGTTTCCCTGCGATCGGGCTAACTCTAGTGCCCTTTGGGCAGCGGCAGAGACTTCGGCAGTTTGGCCAAGTTGACTATATACTACTGCCAGACTGTAATAGCTCTGCGCGTAAGAGGGCTTTTGGGCGATGAGTAGTTGGTAATTATCGATGGCTTCCTGGGTGCGGCCGATTTCAACCAGCGCTATTGCTAGATTGAAGCGCGCGGCGAACAAGGTTGTGCTGTCCGAGGAAAGTGTTAGGACCTGCTCGTATTGTTGAATCGCTTCCGAAACTTGCCCTACTTTCTTCAGCGCAATTCCCAAATTGGCGTGAGCCTCGGCCGAATTTGAGTGCTGTTGTACTACTTGCCGAAGGGTGTCAACGGCGTCTTGTGAGTGACCGGTTTTGATTTGAGCCATACCTAAGTTGATACCGGCTTCCATATAATCTGGTTTCAATTGCAAAGCTTGTTCAAGCGGCTCGATTGCCTCTGATGGTTGCCCAGCATCGATCAAGGCGCTGGCTAAATTGTTGTACGCGCTGGCATAAACCGGTTTTATCACAATGGCTTGTCGGAAGTCGTTGATCGCTTCCTGAATATTACCTTGTTGTTGTAGTTTTACGCCCAAATTGTTATAGGCCACCCAGCATCTTGAATTTTTGTCGATTGTAGTTTGGTAGAGTTCGATGCAACTACCAAATGTACGGCTTTGCTGCCAGGCGAGGTATCCGAACATTCCGGCGACGAATGCGGCGGCGGAAATTGCCACCCACCTCAGCGTTTGGTGCGCCCGTTGATACCAACGGCTCCAAAAAGCAGCTGCCAGCGTCATGACGGCAATCAGCGCTAAATACTGATAGTGATCGGCCACTAATGAGTATTGCATGTAGCTGACATCGACAAAGCCCATTACGGGAAGCAAAGCCACACAGAAGAATGCCCAAGCGAACAGTAGGGGCTTTCCCCACGAATGATTGCGCTGCCAGACCAGCATCCCGGTCAATGCTGCCACGGCGATCAACGGGAGCCACCAATAAAATTTTTCGATTTGGATGTTCCACTGCGGATACACGAAAATTAGGTTAGTGGGCAGAACTGCCTTGAACAAATAGAACCATATCACCGCGCCAGCGCCGGCTAAGCGCTCGGCAAAGCCGGCCGGACGATAAATTTCTCCCGAACCGTGTGTTTGGAACCATAGGTTCACCGCAATAAGCAGCATGGCTGACAGGAAGAAAGGCGCTGTGCGGATGATGTCCCACCTTGTAATCGCTTGCCGTTGCCACCAAGCGATCAACAATAGCACGAGCGGCAGCACTGCTACGGAACCTTTGCTAAGCATCGCCAGAATAAATGCCAGCCAACTAAAACAGTACCAATGCAATTTCCTAGATACGAAGAGACGAATTAGCGACTTGCGCGGACCTGGTTCGGAAGCGGCGAGTGCGGGAGAGCAATCGATTTGCAAATATGCGAAAATTGACAGCAGAAAAAATAACATAGCCAGCGCATTTTTTCGTTGCGCAATCCAAGCTATGGATTCGACATTGACAGGATGCACTGCAAACAACAAGGCTGCGAGCCACGCCCCCGGAATGGACAACTTCCGCAAGATAGCCCAAAGCAGGAGCACTGAAGCAATATGCAGCACCAAATTGGTGACATGGTAGCCGGCCGAATTCATTCCCCACAATCGCCACTCCAGCCAGAACGTGGAATTAGTTAAGGGCCAATAATCGGTTGGTTCCGTTGTACACCAAAAACGATACAATCCGTCCGCGCTTTTAACGATTGGGTTATGTGTCACGAGCAGAGCGTCATCCATAACAAATTCACCATGGAGCGCAGGCCAATAAATCAAAATGGTGCTGAAAATGATGATCGCCGTGCCGCACAAAATTTGTATTACTGATTTCCGATTTCGTGACATTGAAATTTCACGCGGTGATCCAACAGGAGCGTAAGATTTATTTGCCGCCTGGGTCATGAAACGGTCATCTTTTGGAAGTTCCTACACATATTGAACGGAACAGCACCGACTACTGATGTTGCAAACAGGAGTTACACATCGTGGTCAGCTCTTACGCACAAGCCGCTGATGCAAGATAGAAACCTGCTTTACATTGTCAGCAGCCATTTGGTCGATACAAGCTAGATACAAATCCAAAAGCAGTGCTATCGTATCGGCATCAACCAGAATTATTCGACGCAAACACGTACTTTTTAGATATCATGCAGTCGGAGTTTTTATAAGCATTAACTATTGACGGCCTAGAATTACTTGCCAACGTTAAGCCTAAGTAAGTGATTTAATCGTCGGCGGTGAAAACGCAGCACGTTGAACATGGCAACTATGGCGATGGCGGCCAGCACAAATGCAATCGGCGTGAGGGTGAAAATGGGTTGCCAGGGGGGCGCAGAGTTTTGTTGGTTTGCCGGAGCATCGGTGGCGGTCGGCGCGGCATCGCCAGAGGCGGCGTCGATGGCCTCCCGTCCCAGGCCGCGCTCTCGGGCGTGAAATTTTTCTTCGATCGATGCCTCGCGGCGCTCAAATTTTGGTCCAATCGTAAATAGCGCCGCCAGACCCGCCAGTGAAAACAACATGACCCAGAACCACGGGGAATCGGTCACCGAGGGCAGTGTTTTTTCAGAATCCGACATGACAAGCGGCGTTCAACGTTTCTTAAACAGTGGGCCGGCATAGACGGCGCTGTCTCCTAGTTCCTCTTCAATCCGCAGTAATTGATTGTACTTGGCCATGCGGTCCGTGCGGCTGGCGCTGCCGGTTTTAATCTGCCCGGTGCCGAGGGCCACGGCCAAATCGGCAATGGTGGCGTCCTCCGTTTCGCCACTGCGGTGGCTGGCGATGCTGGTGTATCCGTTGCGATGGGCCAACTGGATCGACTCGATGGTTTCCGTCAGCGTGCCAATCTGGTTCACTTTGATCAGAATGCTGTTGGCAATGTGCTCGTCAATGCCGCGCTGCAGGCGCTTGGTGTTCGTGACAAACAAGTCGTCGCCGACCAATTGCACTTTGTCGCCAAGTCGCTGGCTGAGCATTTTCCAACCCTCCCAATCGTCTTCGGAGCAGCCATCTTCGATCGAGCAAATCGGATATTTTCCGACCCACGCGGCCAGAAAATCGACCATCTCCTGCGAGCTGAGTTCGCGGCCGTCGACGCTGTATTTTTTCGTCTTGTCGTCGAACAGTTCCGTGGCGGCCACGTCCAGCGCAATACTAATTTGCTCGCCCGGCTTGTAACCGGCCTTTTGAATCGCCTCAATAATCAAATCGATCGCTTCGGCATTGCTGCGTAAATCGGGAGCGAAGCCTCCTTCGTCGCCCACGTTCGTGTTCAGCTTTTTCGCCTTGAGCACACTTTTGAGATTGTGAAACGTTTCCACGCCGGCTCGCAGGGCATCGCTGAATTTGTTAAAGCCCAGCGGCATGACCATGAATTCTTGCACGTCGACGGCATTATCGGCATGCGCGCCCCCATTCACGATGTTCATCATCGGGGCCGGTAACAGCCGCGCGCCGGGCCCACCGAGATAGCGGAACAGCGACAGGCCGCAAAACTCCGCGGCCGCATGGGCCGTGGCTAGCGAGACGCCAAGAATGGCATTCGCGCCCAAGTTCTTTTTGTTTTCGGTGCCGTCGAGTTCATTCATGCGGTGGTCGAGGCCGGCCTGATCGAGGGCATCCCAGCCAATTAGCTCGGAGGCCAATTTTTCGTTCACATTCGCCACGGCCTTCAACACCGATTTCCCCTGAAACTGCGATTTATCTCTGTCGCGTAACTCCCAGGCCTCGTGCACACCCGTGCTTGCCCCGCTGGGCACCGCAGCCCGGCCAAACGAGCCGTCGGAAAGTTCCACGTCCACTTCAATCGTCGGGTTACCGCGGCTATCGAGAATCTGCCGGCCGTGAATCGAAATAATTTCGCTCATAGGAAAATTTGTGCTCGGGTTTCAAAATTCAAAATGGATATTGTCAATTTTGTCCGGAATTTTTTTTCTGCGGACAAAACGCAGCGGAGTTTCAATTAATCACGGGAAAAACGCCCTCTGGCAATTAAGTATTGGCAAAAATGGAACGATTGTCGGTTCATTTTTCGTACAGGCAGTGTTTGTTCGATCCGGTAAGTTTGGCTGAGCGTCCGCGCGGACCAGCGGTCTGAAAAACGGCAGCCGCCGCCGTGCGCGCTCACGAGTGCCAGTATAATTTTTAGGCACAGCCGGCATTATACTGAAAATGCGTACACTTCTCCACTGAAAATTGGGCCAGCCTTTGCTCGCTTGATAAATGTAGTGGCGGCTGTCCCAAGCCGCCCCTGTTGCAGGGAAAGACGGCTGGGCACAGCCATCGCTCCATCGGCCTCCATTGTGCAAAATTCGCCGCCGATTGGCTAGCGGGCTACCGGCCTAAGGAACTAAGCTGGCGTGCGGAAAAATTGCTATGATTAGCCAGCGGCTGACCGATGGTCCAATGCTTCAAATAAATTCGATCCGGACACTGCGTAAGGCACTGGTTGTCCATTACTATCTAGAATTTCAACAATACAGTCAGTAGATATTCTGTTTCATCTATTCCGTTCATCTTCCGCGATGAACGCGCCCATCAGCGGCCTTCTCAGACGATGCCGGCCAGCAGTGACACCCGAGCGAACCATCGCCCGTAGGCAATTCTTAGAATTGCGCAAATACTCGGCCGACTGATGCGTTCATTGCTGTGTCAGGAAGAAGATAATAGAATGGGCACCCAATGGAGATTTTACTATGCGACGTGCGGTAACCATCGTTGAATTGCTCGTGGTGATTGCCATTATTGGCGTGCTGGTTGCGTTGCTGTTGCCTGCGGTTCAATCGGCCAGAGATTCATCTCGCCGCTTGCAATGTGCGAGTAACTTAAAACAGATTGGCTTGGCACTGTTGAATTACGAAACGGCCAACAAGCATTTTCCGCCTGGTTACGTTTCGAGCTATGACAACGAGGGAAACGATACCGGGCCGGGTTGGGGATGGTGTTCGTTCATCTTGCCGCAAATGGAAGAAAACGCCATCTATCAAACCATCCATTTTGATTTGCCGATTGAAAACCCGAACAATGCCGCCCGGGTGGCGAATATCAAAAGCTTTTTTTGCCCCACCGACGATACGCCCAGGGTGTGGGCCGCGAAGAGCCGTGATGCCAGCGGCAATCCGATTGCCACGGTTTGCGAAGTCGCGGCAGCCAACTATGTTGCCATGTATGGCACGACCGAGCCGGGTGTAGACGGCGACGGCATGTACTTTCGTAACAGCAAGTTATCGTTGAAAGACGTGACCGATGGGAGCAGCAAAACCGTTGCTGCCGGCGAACGGGCCCACCAACTGGGCAACGCCACGTGGGTCGGTTCGGTTACGGGAACGAGTTTATTTCCCGACAATGGCGAAGTGGCGCGTCCGGAAACGGAAGCCAGTGCCGGAATGGTATTAGGACAGGCTGGGGAAGGCGTTGGCCCCGGCGCGCCGGGAAGCGATGTCAATCAGTTTTATAGTCTGCACGCGGCCGGTGCGAATTTTGTGTTTGTCGACGCGCATGTTAATTTTCTTCCCGCTTCGATGGATGAAAAAATATTCAAAGCGCTGACCACACGAGCCGGCGGCGAAATCATTTCGGTCAATTACTGATGCGTAAAATTCTGCTGCTGATGTTGTTGGCCCTGGCGGGTTGTAAGGATGCGGACGATAGTGTCCCGCGTGTTATGCTGTCCATCGACAAAGTTCCGCCCAGTGAGCTGAAGACGGCCAAAGCCAAGTTCCCAGATGTGAAATTCGACACCGCTTGGAAGCTCGCCAGCGGCGCCATTGAGGTCCGGGGAAAGAATAAATTCGGCAAAATTCATGAAGTCGAATTTTCTCCCACGGGTGATATCGTGGAAACAAACTGAGCTCCTGCTAGTGGTGCGGTTTGCCTTTGGGCGGCAAATGGTTACGATGGTCGATGCGGAATTATCGGAAATGCACGCATCGAAACTGACAGCCGGGTTGAACTGAATGTCTGTAGCGCCCATCGCCCATCCGCGGATGCCAGCGGAGCCCTTGCCGGAAAATATTCGCAGCACGC is part of the Pirellulales bacterium genome and harbors:
- a CDS encoding tetratricopeptide repeat protein; the protein is MTQAANKSYAPVGSPREISMSRNRKSVIQILCGTAIIIFSTILIYWPALHGEFVMDDALLVTHNPIVKSADGLYRFWCTTEPTDYWPLTNSTFWLEWRLWGMNSAGYHVTNLVLHIASVLLLWAILRKLSIPGAWLAALLFAVHPVNVESIAWIAQRKNALAMLFFLLSIFAYLQIDCSPALAASEPGPRKSLIRLFVSRKLHWYCFSWLAFILAMLSKGSVAVLPLVLLLIAWWQRQAITRWDIIRTAPFFLSAMLLIAVNLWFQTHGSGEIYRPAGFAERLAGAGAVIWFYLFKAVLPTNLIFVYPQWNIQIEKFYWWLPLIAVAALTGMLVWQRNHSWGKPLLFAWAFFCVALLPVMGFVDVSYMQYSLVADHYQYLALIAVMTLAAAFWSRWYQRAHQTLRWVAISAAAFVAGMFGYLAWQQSRTFGSCIELYQTTIDKNSRCWVAYNNLGVKLQQQGNIQEAINDFRQAIVIKPVYASAYNNLASALIDAGQPSEAIEPLEQALQLKPDYMEAGINLGMAQIKTGHSQDAVDTLRQVVQQHSNSAEAHANLGIALKKVGQVSEAIQQYEQVLTLSSDSTTLFAARFNLAIALVEIGRTQEAIDNYQLLIAQKPSYAQSYYSLAVVYSQLGQTAEVSAAAQRALELARSQGNTILVQQIENWLMSH
- the eno gene encoding phosphopyruvate hydratase, producing the protein MSEIISIHGRQILDSRGNPTIEVDVELSDGSFGRAAVPSGASTGVHEAWELRDRDKSQFQGKSVLKAVANVNEKLASELIGWDALDQAGLDHRMNELDGTENKKNLGANAILGVSLATAHAAAEFCGLSLFRYLGGPGARLLPAPMMNIVNGGAHADNAVDVQEFMVMPLGFNKFSDALRAGVETFHNLKSVLKAKKLNTNVGDEGGFAPDLRSNAEAIDLIIEAIQKAGYKPGEQISIALDVAATELFDDKTKKYSVDGRELSSQEMVDFLAAWVGKYPICSIEDGCSEDDWEGWKMLSQRLGDKVQLVGDDLFVTNTKRLQRGIDEHIANSILIKVNQIGTLTETIESIQLAHRNGYTSIASHRSGETEDATIADLAVALGTGQIKTGSASRTDRMAKYNQLLRIEEELGDSAVYAGPLFKKR
- a CDS encoding DUF1559 domain-containing protein, which produces MRRAVTIVELLVVIAIIGVLVALLLPAVQSARDSSRRLQCASNLKQIGLALLNYETANKHFPPGYVSSYDNEGNDTGPGWGWCSFILPQMEENAIYQTIHFDLPIENPNNAARVANIKSFFCPTDDTPRVWAAKSRDASGNPIATVCEVAAANYVAMYGTTEPGVDGDGMYFRNSKLSLKDVTDGSSKTVAAGERAHQLGNATWVGSVTGTSLFPDNGEVARPETEASAGMVLGQAGEGVGPGAPGSDVNQFYSLHAAGANFVFVDAHVNFLPASMDEKIFKALTTRAGGEIISVNY